In Modestobacter versicolor, a single genomic region encodes these proteins:
- a CDS encoding Fur family transcriptional regulator — MPDAADLERVLRTAGLRVTRPRLAVLDAVHAHPHADTEALIGAARAQLGAVSHQAVYDVLRVLTDRGLVRRIQPQGSVALYEARVGDDHHHLVCRSCGAVSDVDGAVRETSCLAPPVDGGFLVDHAEVVYWGRCRSCAAAPATPHEPDAAPERGTP, encoded by the coding sequence GTGCCGGACGCCGCTGACCTCGAGCGGGTCCTGCGCACGGCGGGTCTGCGGGTCACCCGTCCCCGCCTGGCGGTGCTGGACGCCGTCCACGCGCACCCGCACGCCGACACCGAGGCGCTGATCGGTGCCGCCCGGGCCCAGCTCGGCGCGGTCTCGCACCAGGCCGTGTACGACGTGCTGCGCGTGCTCACCGACCGGGGTCTGGTGCGGCGCATCCAGCCGCAGGGCTCCGTCGCGCTGTACGAGGCGCGGGTCGGCGACGACCACCACCACCTGGTCTGCCGCTCCTGCGGTGCCGTCAGCGACGTCGACGGCGCCGTCCGGGAGACCTCCTGCCTCGCTCCCCCGGTCGACGGGGGCTTCCTCGTCGACCACGCCGAGGTCGTCTACTGGGGCCGGTGCCGGTCCTGCGCAGCGGCCCCGGCGACCCCGCACGAGCCCGACGCCGCACCA
- a CDS encoding TetR family transcriptional regulator, protein MASELDDRGVAGVRERKRAHSRAATVDAALALFATRGYDEVTVADICEAAQIAPRTFFRYFPSREDVLAEPARQMAARLTAAISTAPEQLGDAGTLDHALRSVGGYVVDHRDRLALFLRVAAESAASRPSPFLHLADRERDVAERLLARRGALPPADWRTRLVVARGVATFRVWLDDVIARDVPDPLGHLDELLATR, encoded by the coding sequence GTGGCGAGCGAGCTGGACGACCGCGGCGTCGCAGGCGTCCGCGAGCGCAAGCGGGCGCACAGCCGCGCTGCCACGGTCGACGCCGCGCTGGCGCTGTTCGCCACCCGCGGCTACGACGAGGTCACCGTCGCCGACATCTGCGAGGCGGCCCAGATCGCGCCGCGGACGTTCTTCCGCTACTTCCCCAGCCGGGAGGACGTCCTCGCCGAGCCGGCCCGGCAGATGGCCGCCCGGCTGACCGCGGCGATCAGCACCGCTCCCGAGCAGCTGGGGGACGCCGGGACGCTCGACCACGCACTGCGCTCGGTGGGCGGCTACGTGGTCGACCACCGCGACCGGCTGGCCCTCTTCCTGCGCGTGGCCGCCGAGTCCGCCGCCTCCCGGCCGAGCCCGTTCCTGCACCTCGCCGACCGCGAGCGCGACGTGGCCGAGCGGCTGCTGGCCCGGCGCGGGGCCCTGCCGCCGGCGGACTGGCGGACCCGGCTGGTCGTCGCCCGCGGGGTGGCCACCTTCCGGGTGTGGCTGGACGACGTGATCGCCCGCGACGTGCCCGACCCGCTGGGCCACCTGGACGAGCTGCTCGCCACCCGCTGA
- a CDS encoding phosphoribosyltransferase family protein, which translates to MRWFRDRADAGRQLAGRLAHLRGAHPVVLGLPRGGVPVAAEVAAALGAPLDVVVVRKLGVPARPEVAMGAVGEGGVLVADDEVRALAGVGAAEFADVAQRERRELERRASLLRRARPRVPLPGRTALVVDDGIATGATARAACQVVRAQGAARVVLAVPVCAPRAAGRLRAEVDELVVVATPGDFSAVGRAYVDFAPVTEQQVVDLLARGPA; encoded by the coding sequence GTGCGGTGGTTCCGCGACCGGGCCGACGCCGGCCGGCAGCTGGCCGGGCGGCTGGCCCACCTGCGCGGTGCGCACCCCGTGGTGCTCGGTCTCCCGCGCGGCGGGGTCCCGGTCGCCGCCGAGGTGGCCGCCGCGCTGGGCGCCCCGCTGGACGTGGTCGTCGTCCGCAAGCTCGGGGTGCCGGCCCGGCCCGAGGTGGCGATGGGGGCCGTCGGCGAGGGGGGCGTGCTGGTGGCCGACGACGAGGTGCGCGCCCTGGCCGGTGTCGGCGCGGCGGAGTTCGCCGACGTCGCGCAGCGCGAGCGCCGGGAGCTGGAGCGGCGGGCCTCCCTCCTCCGCCGCGCCCGGCCCCGGGTGCCTCTGCCCGGCCGGACCGCGCTGGTGGTCGACGACGGGATCGCCACCGGCGCGACGGCACGGGCCGCCTGCCAGGTCGTCCGCGCGCAGGGGGCCGCCCGCGTGGTGCTCGCGGTCCCGGTGTGCGCGCCCCGGGCCGCCGGACGCCTGCGCGCGGAGGTGGACGAGCTCGTCGTCGTGGCGACGCCGGGCGACTTCTCCGCCGTCGGCCGGGCCTACGTCGACTTCGCGCCGGTGACCGAGCAGCAGGTCGTCGACCTGCTGGCCCGGGGCCCGGCGTAG
- a CDS encoding dihydrofolate reductase family protein encodes MGLIHIELFATLDLVGQAPGGPEEDPEGGFPFGGWQAPLLDEVAGAQVSAAYQGTDALLLGRRTYDIFAAFWPHQQGGEDDEIATLFNRVPKYVASRGTPDLSWAGSTQLGPDLAASVREVRDRHEHVAVVGSLDLVQTLLREKLFDRLDLWLHPVVLGVGKKVFAGGAVPTNTTLLEPPAAGPSGTVYLRYGLVPGTPATGDMTDRA; translated from the coding sequence ATGGGCCTCATCCACATCGAGCTGTTCGCGACCCTCGACCTCGTCGGGCAGGCGCCCGGCGGACCCGAGGAGGACCCGGAGGGCGGGTTCCCGTTCGGCGGCTGGCAGGCCCCGCTGCTGGACGAGGTCGCCGGGGCGCAGGTCTCCGCGGCGTACCAGGGCACCGACGCGCTGCTGCTCGGCCGGCGGACCTACGACATCTTCGCGGCCTTCTGGCCGCACCAGCAGGGCGGCGAGGACGACGAGATCGCCACGCTGTTCAACCGCGTCCCCAAGTACGTGGCCTCCCGCGGGACGCCCGACCTGTCGTGGGCCGGCTCCACCCAGCTCGGCCCGGACCTGGCCGCCTCGGTGCGCGAGGTGCGCGACCGGCACGAGCACGTGGCGGTGGTCGGCAGCCTGGACCTGGTGCAGACGCTGCTGCGCGAGAAGCTCTTCGACCGGCTCGACCTGTGGCTCCACCCGGTCGTGCTCGGTGTCGGGAAGAAGGTCTTCGCCGGCGGCGCGGTGCCGACGAACACCACCCTCCTCGAGCCACCCGCGGCCGGCCCGTCGGGCACGGTGTACCTGCGCTACGGCCTGGTCCCGGGCACGCCCGCGACCGGGGACATGACCGATCGCGCCTGA
- a CDS encoding ABC transporter ATP-binding protein, whose protein sequence is MTPTPAIEIAGLTKSYGDHAVLRGVDLTVAPGTVHALLGSNGAGKTTVVKILATLLRADGGTAAVHGHDVATRAAQVRASISLTGQFAAVDEVLTGRENLELIAELRHLARPRRVADDLLDRFDLTAAAGRPAATYSGGMRRRLDIAMSLIGDPPVLFLDEPTTGLDPQSRIEVWTTVRELAGRGTTVLLTTQYLDEAEQLADRISVLHGGRVIADGTLAELRKLLPPARVEYVEKQPSLEDVFLAIVGHGTPTEQETDR, encoded by the coding sequence ATGACACCGACACCAGCCATCGAGATCGCCGGGCTGACCAAGTCCTACGGCGACCACGCGGTGCTCCGGGGGGTCGACCTCACCGTCGCCCCGGGCACCGTGCACGCCCTGCTGGGCTCCAACGGCGCGGGCAAGACCACCGTGGTGAAGATCCTGGCCACGCTGCTCCGGGCCGACGGCGGGACCGCCGCCGTCCACGGGCACGACGTCGCCACCCGGGCCGCGCAGGTGCGCGCGTCGATCAGCCTCACCGGGCAGTTCGCCGCTGTCGACGAGGTGCTGACCGGGCGGGAGAACCTCGAGCTCATCGCCGAGCTGCGGCACCTCGCGCGGCCCCGCCGGGTCGCCGACGACCTGCTCGACCGGTTCGACCTCACCGCGGCCGCCGGGCGCCCGGCGGCGACGTACTCCGGCGGGATGCGCCGTCGCCTGGACATCGCGATGAGCCTGATCGGCGACCCGCCGGTGCTCTTCCTCGACGAGCCGACGACCGGGCTGGACCCGCAGTCGCGGATCGAGGTCTGGACGACGGTCCGGGAGCTCGCCGGCCGGGGCACCACGGTGCTGCTCACCACCCAGTACCTCGACGAGGCCGAGCAGCTGGCCGACCGGATCTCGGTCCTGCACGGAGGACGGGTCATCGCCGACGGCACGCTGGCCGAGCTCCGAAAGCTCCTCCCGCCGGCGCGCGTCGAGTACGTCGAGAAGCAGCCCAGCCTGGAGGACGTCTTCCTCGCGATCGTCGGCCACGGCACCCCCACCGAGCAGGAGACCGACCGATGA
- a CDS encoding ABC transporter permease produces the protein MTSTVVRDTVTLTKRSLRHVLRSPDTIITTAVTPIAMLLLFVYVFGSAIDVGGGRYVDYLLPGILLVTVASGIAYTAFRLFTDVSGGLFERFQSMPIARSAVLWGHVLTSLVANLVSLVLVVLVAVAMGFRSGAGPLAWLAVLGVLALFTLALTWLAVVPGLTATSLDGVSGFSYPLVFLPFISSAFVPTAGMPGPVRWFAEHQPVTSIVATLRSLFAEQPVGDDGWTALAWCLGLLVVAYALAMRTYRRKIS, from the coding sequence ATGACCAGCACCGTCGTCCGCGACACCGTCACCCTGACCAAGCGGTCGCTGCGCCACGTGCTGCGCAGCCCGGACACGATCATCACGACCGCCGTCACCCCGATCGCCATGCTGCTGCTGTTCGTCTACGTCTTCGGCAGCGCCATCGACGTCGGCGGCGGCCGGTACGTCGACTACCTGCTGCCCGGGATCCTGCTGGTCACCGTCGCCTCGGGGATCGCGTACACCGCCTTCCGGCTGTTCACCGACGTCTCGGGCGGGCTCTTCGAGCGGTTCCAGTCGATGCCGATCGCCCGGTCGGCGGTGCTCTGGGGGCACGTGCTGACCTCGTTGGTGGCGAACCTGGTCTCGCTCGTGCTCGTCGTCCTCGTCGCCGTCGCGATGGGCTTCCGCTCCGGTGCCGGCCCGCTCGCCTGGCTCGCGGTGCTGGGGGTGCTGGCGCTGTTCACCCTGGCGCTGACCTGGCTGGCCGTCGTCCCCGGGCTGACCGCCACCTCGCTGGACGGGGTGAGCGGCTTCTCCTACCCGCTGGTCTTCCTGCCCTTCATCAGCTCCGCGTTCGTACCGACCGCCGGCATGCCGGGACCGGTGCGCTGGTTCGCCGAGCACCAGCCCGTGACGTCGATCGTCGCCACGCTCCGCAGCCTCTTCGCCGAGCAGCCGGTCGGCGACGACGGCTGGACGGCCCTGGCCTGGTGCCTCGGCCTGCTGGTGGTGGCCTACGCGCTCGCGATGCGCACCTACCGGCGGAAGATCAGCTGA
- a CDS encoding MerR family transcriptional regulator, translating into MLTISQLASYAGVTVRAVRHYHATGLLPEPERDRSGYRRYDAAAVVELIRIRTLAEAGVPLSRVQELLAADEEEFAAAVEDVDRRLRAEIRDRQRHRARIARLVAGDSLALPPPAAAYVDRMRELGFPERLVEIERDSWILMAAQMPDQVPAMMAVKHAQLEDEDLRRLYLDVGELADCTADDPRLPALADRVVAFLEAAAAQSAGVEHPEPVGDDVIALLDALFLAFFPCAPRLLQLLEERGFTGWTNIRRLDPAT; encoded by the coding sequence ATGCTCACCATCAGCCAGCTCGCGTCGTACGCCGGCGTGACCGTGCGCGCGGTCCGGCACTACCACGCCACGGGGCTGCTGCCCGAGCCCGAGCGCGACCGCTCCGGCTACCGGCGCTACGACGCCGCGGCCGTCGTGGAGCTGATCCGGATCCGCACGCTGGCCGAGGCCGGCGTCCCGCTGTCCCGGGTGCAGGAGCTGCTGGCGGCCGACGAGGAGGAGTTCGCGGCGGCGGTCGAGGACGTCGACCGCCGGCTGCGGGCCGAGATCCGCGACCGCCAGCGGCACCGGGCGCGGATCGCCCGGCTGGTGGCCGGCGACAGCCTGGCGCTGCCGCCGCCGGCGGCGGCCTACGTCGACCGGATGCGCGAGCTCGGCTTCCCCGAGCGGCTGGTCGAGATCGAGCGGGACAGCTGGATCCTGATGGCCGCGCAGATGCCCGACCAGGTGCCGGCGATGATGGCGGTCAAGCACGCGCAGCTGGAGGACGAGGACCTGCGCCGGCTGTACCTGGACGTCGGGGAGCTCGCCGACTGCACGGCCGACGACCCGCGGCTGCCGGCGCTCGCCGACCGGGTGGTCGCCTTCCTCGAGGCCGCCGCCGCCCAGTCCGCGGGGGTCGAGCACCCCGAGCCGGTCGGCGACGACGTGATCGCGCTGCTCGACGCGCTGTTCCTGGCGTTCTTCCCGTGCGCGCCACGCCTGCTCCAGCTCCTGGAGGAGCGCGGCTTCACCGGGTGGACGAACATCCGGCGGCTGGACCCGGCGACCTGA
- a CDS encoding helix-turn-helix transcriptional regulator, giving the protein MDNRSDIRDFLTTRRARISPEQAGLLPGGGRRRVPGLRREEVAVLAGVSTDWYTRLEKGHITGVSEDVLEAVARALQLDEAERTYLFDLARAAARPRGPQRRSSSGSAPIEPRVQWMLDSMTGSAAFVADGRLDIVATNSLGWALHAPLFDNPRGTANFARFQFLDPRARDFYPDWAGAASVTVALLRTEAGRRPHDAQLRELVGELSTVSEEFRVRWAAHDVRIHHNGAKQFQHPVVGSLDLTYRTLDLSGDDASVRRLTIYTAEPGSPSEDALKLLASWAATADVQAPRPAPGARTD; this is encoded by the coding sequence GTGGACAACCGCTCCGACATCCGCGACTTCCTCACCACCCGTCGCGCGCGGATCAGCCCCGAGCAGGCCGGGCTGCTGCCCGGGGGCGGACGTCGGCGGGTGCCCGGGCTGCGGCGGGAGGAGGTCGCCGTCCTCGCCGGGGTCAGCACCGACTGGTACACCCGGTTGGAGAAGGGCCACATCACCGGCGTCTCCGAGGACGTGCTCGAGGCGGTCGCCCGGGCGCTGCAGCTGGACGAGGCCGAGCGCACCTACCTGTTCGACCTGGCCCGCGCGGCCGCCCGGCCCCGGGGTCCGCAGCGGCGCAGCAGCAGCGGCAGCGCGCCGATCGAGCCGCGGGTGCAGTGGATGCTGGACTCGATGACCGGGTCGGCTGCCTTCGTCGCCGACGGCCGGCTGGACATCGTCGCCACCAACAGCCTGGGCTGGGCGCTGCACGCCCCGCTGTTCGACAACCCGCGCGGGACGGCGAACTTCGCCCGGTTCCAGTTCCTCGACCCGCGGGCGCGGGACTTCTACCCGGACTGGGCGGGCGCGGCCAGCGTCACCGTCGCCCTGCTCCGCACCGAGGCCGGCCGACGCCCGCACGACGCCCAGCTGCGCGAGCTGGTGGGCGAGCTCTCCACGGTCAGCGAGGAGTTCCGCGTCCGCTGGGCCGCCCACGACGTGCGCATCCACCACAACGGCGCCAAGCAGTTCCAGCACCCCGTCGTCGGGTCGCTGGACCTCACCTACCGCACCCTGGACCTCTCCGGCGACGACGCGTCGGTCCGCCGGCTGACCATCTACACGGCCGAACCCGGATCGCCGTCCGAGGACGCCCTGAAGCTGCTGGCCAGCTGGGCCGCGACCGCCGACGTGCAGGCCCCGCGTCCCGCCCCGGGCGCCCGCACCGACTGA
- a CDS encoding NAD(P)-dependent alcohol dehydrogenase codes for MQVNAYAAPAAGQPLAPTTIERRDVGPTDVLIEIEYAGICHSDIHTVNGDWGPQPFPVVPGHEIVGVVAEVGSEVTRHQVGDRVGVGCMVNSCGECANCRNGDEQYCLNGMVGTYAATDRDGTTTQGGYSTHVVVDAGFALRVPEGLDPAAAAPLLCAGITTWSPLRRWGAGPGRRVAVVGLGGLGHMAVKLAHAMGAEVTVLSQSLKKQEDGLRLGADAYFATSDPETFTELAGRFDLVVNTVSATIDVDAYLSLLAVDGTLVNVGAPAEPLSLNAMSLISGRRSYAGSMIGGIAATQEMLDFCAEHGLGAEVEVISADRVNEAYERVLASDVRYRFVIDAATLR; via the coding sequence GTGCAGGTGAACGCCTACGCCGCCCCCGCCGCCGGCCAGCCGCTGGCCCCGACCACCATCGAGCGGCGGGACGTCGGCCCCACCGACGTCCTGATCGAGATCGAGTACGCCGGCATCTGCCACTCCGACATCCACACCGTCAACGGCGACTGGGGGCCGCAGCCCTTCCCGGTCGTGCCCGGCCACGAGATCGTCGGCGTCGTCGCCGAGGTCGGCTCCGAGGTCACCCGGCACCAGGTCGGCGACCGGGTCGGCGTCGGCTGCATGGTGAACTCCTGCGGCGAGTGCGCCAACTGCCGCAACGGCGACGAGCAGTACTGCCTGAACGGCATGGTCGGCACCTACGCCGCGACCGACCGCGACGGCACGACGACCCAGGGCGGCTACTCCACCCACGTGGTGGTGGACGCCGGGTTCGCGCTCCGGGTGCCCGAGGGCCTCGACCCGGCGGCCGCCGCGCCGCTGCTCTGCGCCGGCATCACCACGTGGTCGCCGCTGCGCCGCTGGGGCGCCGGTCCGGGCCGGCGGGTCGCGGTCGTCGGCCTCGGCGGGCTCGGCCACATGGCGGTCAAGCTCGCGCACGCCATGGGCGCCGAGGTGACCGTGCTGTCGCAGTCGCTGAAGAAGCAGGAGGACGGTCTGCGGCTGGGTGCCGACGCCTACTTCGCCACCAGCGACCCGGAGACCTTCACCGAGCTCGCCGGCCGGTTCGACCTGGTCGTCAACACGGTCAGCGCCACCATCGACGTCGACGCGTACCTGTCCCTGCTCGCGGTGGACGGCACCCTGGTGAACGTCGGCGCCCCGGCCGAGCCGCTCAGCCTCAACGCCATGTCGCTGATCAGCGGCCGCCGGTCCTACGCGGGCTCGATGATCGGCGGCATCGCCGCGACCCAGGAGATGCTCGACTTCTGCGCCGAGCACGGGCTGGGCGCCGAGGTCGAGGTGATCTCCGCCGACCGGGTCAACGAGGCCTACGAGCGGGTGCTCGCCTCCGACGTCCGCTACCGCTTCGTCATCGACGCGGCCACCCTCCGGTGA
- a CDS encoding MFS transporter yields the protein MTAGRLAPPDVRAGAPQPGRAQAARLPFVVYVLAVGTFLMLTTEFVVAGLLPEIAGDLRVGVAQAGLLITVFAVGMIVGSPAMALLTRRVPRRVTLVLALAVFAVGHVVVALGSSLPLLLGARFVTAFATGAFWSVASVVATRAAGPAASARALGLVGAGGMLANVVGVPLGAFAGQLSGWRGPFWALAALAVAAVPLIARHVPPEDGDQQPVPLRQELGAMRSGRLWLVLAACATTTGGVLSAYSYVSPLLTDRAGIAVGLVPLVLVGFGVGSLVGTIWGGRLGDVRPHTTTVVVPVLTTVVLAAVWLFSAQALPTVLLVVLLGLLGLSANPVLSALAVRFAGVAPTLGVAMSVSAYNLGTAAGSWLAGHALGSELGAGGPVLVGTGIAALTMVPAVALAVVQRRAGSPGVGEPGEQPAA from the coding sequence GTGACCGCGGGCCGCCTCGCCCCGCCCGACGTCCGCGCCGGGGCACCGCAGCCGGGCCGGGCGCAGGCGGCCCGCCTGCCGTTCGTGGTGTACGTGCTCGCGGTCGGCACGTTCCTCATGCTCACCACCGAGTTCGTCGTCGCCGGGCTGCTGCCCGAGATAGCCGGCGACCTGCGGGTCGGCGTGGCCCAGGCCGGGCTGCTGATCACCGTGTTCGCGGTGGGCATGATCGTCGGCTCACCGGCGATGGCGCTGCTCACCCGGCGGGTGCCCCGGCGGGTGACGCTGGTGCTCGCCCTGGCGGTCTTCGCCGTCGGGCACGTCGTCGTCGCGCTCGGCAGCAGCCTCCCGCTGCTGCTGGGGGCGCGGTTCGTCACCGCCTTCGCCACCGGTGCCTTCTGGTCGGTGGCGTCCGTGGTCGCGACCCGCGCCGCCGGCCCGGCGGCGAGCGCCCGCGCCCTGGGGCTGGTCGGCGCCGGGGGCATGCTCGCCAACGTCGTCGGGGTGCCGCTCGGCGCGTTCGCCGGTCAGCTGTCGGGCTGGCGCGGGCCGTTCTGGGCACTGGCCGCGCTGGCGGTGGCCGCCGTGCCGCTCATCGCCCGGCACGTCCCGCCCGAGGACGGCGACCAGCAGCCGGTGCCGCTGCGGCAGGAGCTGGGCGCGATGCGCTCCGGCCGGCTGTGGCTGGTGCTGGCCGCCTGCGCGACCACGACCGGCGGCGTGCTGTCGGCGTACTCCTACGTCTCCCCGCTGCTCACCGACCGGGCCGGCATCGCGGTCGGCCTCGTCCCGCTCGTCCTGGTCGGCTTCGGCGTCGGGTCCCTGGTCGGCACGATCTGGGGTGGCCGGCTCGGCGACGTCCGGCCGCACACGACGACGGTCGTCGTGCCGGTCCTGACCACGGTCGTGCTGGCGGCGGTCTGGCTGTTCTCCGCCCAGGCCCTGCCCACCGTGCTGCTCGTGGTCCTGCTCGGCCTGCTGGGGCTCAGCGCCAACCCGGTGCTCTCCGCGCTGGCCGTCCGGTTCGCGGGCGTGGCACCCACCCTGGGCGTGGCGATGTCGGTCTCCGCCTACAACCTGGGCACGGCGGCGGGCTCGTGGCTGGCCGGGCACGCGCTCGGCTCCGAGCTGGGGGCCGGCGGCCCGGTCCTGGTCGGCACCGGCATCGCCGCCCTCACCATGGTGCCCGCGGTCGCCCTCGCGGTGGTCCAGCGGCGGGCCGGCTCGCCCGGAGTCGGCGAGCCAGGAGAGCAGCCGGCCGCGTGA
- a CDS encoding helix-turn-helix domain-containing protein: MTTPQRTAAPALARPAVPTQRPYARPAVPAGQRPLGMRPAAPQPMAPRPVMERPTPRPAVAFLTVVEVAAIMRVSKMTVYRLVHGGELAAVRVGRSFRVPESAVRQYLAGARTDVA, translated from the coding sequence GTGACCACGCCCCAGCGCACCGCAGCCCCCGCCCTCGCCCGTCCCGCCGTCCCGACCCAGCGCCCCTACGCCCGGCCCGCCGTCCCGGCCGGCCAGCGCCCGCTGGGCATGCGCCCGGCGGCTCCCCAGCCGATGGCCCCCCGCCCGGTCATGGAGCGGCCCACGCCGCGCCCCGCGGTCGCCTTCCTCACCGTGGTCGAGGTCGCCGCGATCATGCGCGTCTCCAAGATGACGGTGTACCGCCTCGTGCACGGCGGCGAGCTGGCCGCCGTCCGCGTCGGCCGGTCCTTCCGGGTCCCGGAGTCGGCCGTCCGCCAGTACCTGGCCGGCGCGCGCACCGACGTCGCCTGA
- a CDS encoding helix-turn-helix transcriptional regulator, whose product MTGTSARLLALLSLLQARRDWPGGVLAERLGVTPRTVRRDVDRLRELGYPVQAVKGPDGGYRLAAGAELPPLLFDDEQAVALAVALQAAAAGGAGIGEAAARALVTVRQVLPARLRHRVDAVQVTPLPTRPGGEDVDPAVLVAITAAVRAREVLRFDHATGAGAVPGELPPPRRVEPHATVTRGGRWYLVAWDLDRADWRTFRADRITPRTPTGPRFTPRELPGGDLAAFVSARFKGSTGADAWPCRGVVELDLPAADVAPFALDGVVEALGPDRCRLTLGAWSWTGLAATLGRFDTAVHVVDPPQLRDAFATLARRFADAAAG is encoded by the coding sequence GTGACCGGGACCTCCGCACGGCTGCTCGCCCTGCTGTCGCTGCTGCAGGCACGCCGCGACTGGCCGGGCGGCGTGCTGGCCGAGCGCCTCGGGGTCACGCCGCGCACCGTGCGGCGGGACGTCGACCGGCTGCGGGAGCTCGGGTACCCGGTGCAGGCGGTCAAGGGGCCGGACGGCGGGTACCGGCTGGCCGCGGGCGCCGAGCTGCCGCCGCTGCTGTTCGACGACGAGCAGGCGGTCGCCCTCGCCGTCGCCCTGCAGGCCGCAGCGGCCGGCGGCGCCGGGATCGGCGAGGCGGCGGCCCGCGCCCTGGTCACCGTGCGCCAGGTGCTGCCGGCCCGGCTGCGGCACCGCGTCGACGCCGTCCAGGTCACCCCGCTGCCGACCCGCCCCGGCGGCGAGGACGTCGACCCCGCGGTGCTGGTCGCGATCACCGCCGCGGTCCGCGCCCGGGAGGTGCTGCGCTTCGACCACGCGACCGGTGCCGGCGCCGTCCCCGGCGAGCTCCCGCCGCCCCGCCGGGTCGAGCCGCACGCCACGGTCACCCGCGGCGGCCGCTGGTACCTCGTCGCCTGGGACCTCGACCGCGCCGACTGGCGGACCTTCCGGGCCGACCGGATCACCCCCCGCACGCCCACCGGCCCGCGCTTCACGCCGCGCGAGCTGCCCGGCGGCGACCTCGCGGCGTTCGTCTCCGCCCGCTTCAAGGGATCGACCGGCGCCGACGCGTGGCCCTGCCGGGGTGTGGTCGAGCTCGACCTCCCGGCCGCCGACGTCGCCCCGTTCGCCCTCGACGGGGTGGTGGAGGCGCTCGGCCCGGACCGCTGCCGGCTCACCCTGGGCGCCTGGTCCTGGACCGGGCTGGCCGCCACGCTGGGCCGCTTCGACACCGCCGTCCACGTCGTCGACCCGCCGCAGCTGCGGGACGCCTTCGCCACCCTCGCCCGCCGGTTCGCCGACGCGGCGGCCGGTTGA
- a CDS encoding VOC family protein, giving the protein MSITTTTHLNFRGQARAALDFYASVFGGEVMAFTFAQGGDERDTADGAVAEQLKWGGVQAPNGFAVMAFDVPPARPYDAGTDAVYVSVRGTDTDEVTRYWQALAVGGTVRAELAPAGYAPLYGMVTDRFGVTWVLDVLPPYNG; this is encoded by the coding sequence ATGAGCATCACCACCACCACCCACCTGAACTTCCGCGGCCAGGCGCGTGCGGCGCTGGACTTCTACGCGTCCGTGTTCGGCGGGGAGGTCATGGCCTTCACCTTCGCCCAGGGCGGCGACGAGCGGGACACCGCCGACGGCGCGGTGGCCGAGCAGCTGAAGTGGGGCGGGGTGCAGGCACCGAACGGGTTCGCGGTCATGGCCTTCGACGTGCCGCCCGCGCGCCCGTACGACGCCGGCACCGACGCCGTCTACGTCTCGGTGCGCGGCACGGACACCGACGAGGTCACCCGGTACTGGCAGGCGCTGGCCGTCGGCGGCACCGTGCGGGCCGAGCTGGCGCCGGCCGGCTACGCCCCGCTGTACGGCATGGTCACCGACCGCTTCGGCGTGACCTGGGTGCTCGACGTGCTGCCGCCGTACAACGGCTGA